Proteins encoded within one genomic window of Haloferax volcanii DS2:
- a CDS encoding amino acid permease — translation MADTQSTAGSGDAPPEESVETELSRDMSLADITFIGVGAMIGAGVFALTGFAAGLAGPALTVAFVLNGLVAMFTAVSYAELGAAFPEAGGGYLWVKEALADPNGFYAGWMSWFAHAVACALYAVTFGVFLTEFFVVFAGLPDGFVLFGLVDRLLVEKLLAVVMVLAVAYINYRGAEETGKAGVVVTTIKILILGVFVAFGILATVREPNWTATFFDSPSFAPNGLVGVIGAMGFTYIAFEGYEIIVQSGEEVVDPGTNVPKAVFYSMAIVVPIYVLVAFAAIGGIDVTAELAGRAGLTTAAPTWQVLGNLGELGIIEAAGQFVPYGVPLLLFAGLAATMSALNATIYSSSRVSFAMGRDRVLPGFFGRIHDDKRTPHWAIGLSAVLIGLMAVLLPIESVAAAADIMFIFLFIQVNWTVVKMRATHPDLPRTYEIPYMPWPPLVGIVLQFILTPFLLLELGLTPGLGAGSEGFVALVTTAVWMALGLVVYYGYSEGKVAEKLEAETPTVVTERAPERRESQVLVPIANPENAAQLMRTAIDVARDRDAEILVMSAVEVPSQTPISEGRRFVDEKRETIAAVMELATDAGVPVGGTVRLGHDAGTAILNTIEEHDSDAVLMGWRGRGRRRDYILGSNVDEVVTKAPCDVLVERIGPTDGEVDSILLSTAGGPHAELAAEVCRAIARTNDATVHVMNVVAADAGERDREDAQRRVNSTAAALGDDELVTTSVREGDDVAATIVAATEAFDLTVIGATREGLLQQLVFGAIPETVGRDAASTVIMAKRDLGIISWVTRWFKRRRDDYHVPNSGGE, via the coding sequence ATGGCCGACACGCAATCGACCGCGGGGAGCGGCGACGCTCCCCCTGAGGAGTCGGTGGAAACGGAGCTCTCGCGCGACATGAGTCTCGCCGACATCACGTTCATCGGCGTCGGCGCGATGATTGGCGCGGGCGTCTTCGCGCTGACCGGATTCGCGGCGGGGCTGGCCGGCCCGGCGCTCACGGTGGCGTTCGTACTCAACGGGCTGGTGGCGATGTTCACCGCCGTCTCCTACGCCGAACTCGGGGCGGCGTTCCCCGAGGCCGGCGGCGGCTACCTCTGGGTGAAAGAGGCGCTGGCCGACCCCAACGGCTTCTACGCCGGGTGGATGAGCTGGTTCGCCCACGCCGTCGCGTGCGCGCTCTACGCCGTGACGTTCGGCGTCTTCCTCACCGAGTTCTTCGTGGTGTTCGCCGGCCTGCCGGACGGGTTCGTCCTGTTCGGACTCGTCGACCGCCTGCTCGTCGAGAAACTGCTCGCGGTCGTGATGGTGCTCGCGGTCGCCTACATCAACTACCGCGGGGCCGAGGAGACGGGGAAGGCGGGCGTCGTCGTCACGACCATCAAGATACTCATCCTCGGTGTCTTCGTGGCCTTCGGCATCCTCGCGACGGTGCGCGAGCCGAACTGGACGGCGACGTTCTTCGACAGTCCGTCGTTCGCGCCCAACGGCCTCGTCGGCGTCATCGGCGCGATGGGCTTCACGTACATCGCCTTCGAGGGCTACGAGATAATCGTCCAGTCGGGCGAGGAGGTCGTCGACCCCGGCACCAACGTCCCGAAGGCGGTGTTCTACTCGATGGCAATCGTGGTCCCCATCTACGTCCTCGTCGCCTTCGCGGCCATCGGCGGCATCGACGTGACCGCCGAACTCGCGGGGCGCGCGGGGCTCACGACCGCCGCGCCGACGTGGCAGGTCCTCGGGAACCTCGGTGAACTCGGCATCATCGAGGCCGCCGGACAGTTCGTCCCGTACGGCGTCCCGCTCCTCCTGTTCGCCGGGCTCGCGGCGACGATGAGCGCGCTCAACGCGACCATCTACTCCTCGTCGCGGGTGTCGTTCGCCATGGGCCGCGACCGCGTCCTTCCGGGCTTCTTCGGGCGCATCCACGACGACAAGCGGACGCCCCACTGGGCAATCGGTCTCTCGGCGGTCCTCATCGGGCTCATGGCCGTGTTGCTCCCCATCGAGAGCGTCGCGGCCGCCGCCGACATCATGTTCATCTTCCTGTTCATCCAGGTGAACTGGACCGTCGTCAAGATGCGGGCGACCCACCCCGACCTCCCGCGGACGTACGAGATACCGTACATGCCGTGGCCCCCGCTCGTCGGCATCGTTCTCCAGTTCATCCTGACGCCGTTTTTGCTCCTCGAACTCGGGCTGACGCCGGGACTCGGCGCGGGCTCCGAGGGCTTCGTCGCGCTCGTGACCACGGCCGTCTGGATGGCGCTCGGACTCGTCGTGTACTACGGCTACTCCGAGGGCAAGGTGGCCGAAAAGCTCGAAGCAGAGACCCCGACCGTCGTGACCGAGCGCGCCCCCGAGCGGCGCGAGTCGCAGGTGCTCGTCCCGATTGCCAACCCGGAGAACGCGGCGCAGTTGATGCGGACCGCCATCGACGTGGCGCGCGACCGCGACGCCGAGATTCTCGTGATGAGCGCCGTCGAAGTGCCGTCGCAGACGCCGATTTCGGAGGGGCGGCGGTTCGTCGACGAGAAGCGCGAGACCATCGCCGCCGTGATGGAGCTGGCGACCGACGCCGGCGTACCCGTCGGCGGGACCGTCAGACTGGGCCACGACGCCGGAACGGCCATCCTCAACACAATCGAGGAACACGACAGCGACGCGGTGTTGATGGGCTGGCGCGGCCGGGGTCGCCGCCGCGACTACATCCTCGGGAGCAACGTCGACGAGGTCGTGACCAAGGCCCCCTGCGACGTGCTCGTCGAGCGCATCGGCCCGACGGACGGCGAGGTGGATTCGATTCTCCTGTCGACCGCGGGTGGCCCGCACGCCGAACTCGCCGCCGAGGTGTGCCGCGCCATCGCGCGGACCAACGACGCCACGGTGCACGTCATGAACGTCGTCGCGGCCGACGCCGGCGAGCGCGACCGCGAGGACGCCCAGCGCCGGGTGAATTCGACGGCCGCGGCGCTCGGTGACGACGAGTTGGTGACGACCTCGGTCCGCGAGGGCGACGACGTGGCGGCGACCATCGTCGCCGCGACCGAGGCGTTCGACCTGACGGTCATCGGGGCGACCAGAGAGGGGCTGCTCCAACAGCTCGTCTTCGGCGCGATTCCGGAGACGGTCGGCCGCGACGCCGCGAGCACGGTCATCATGGCGAAGCGCGACCTCGGCATCATCTCGTGGGTGACGCGGTGGTTCAAGCGCCGCCGCGACGACTACCACGTCCCGAACAGTGGCGGCGAGTGA
- a CDS encoding ABC transporter permease, with protein MSATEAGGTDETSPAAETKQTGDGGRSRALAGATRRVRAEAVAETRAFLRRRTAVFFTFFFPVFIVLIFGVLVKTGATGGLFSRSDTYYLPAYLGVVVVLTPLSRVGSTVARNRASRRFEKLATTPLSRLEWLSAHAAVNVALIGLASVLLVGVLAAVGDLGAAPSLGGDALVVAFLVVGIALFCGLGSLVGSLADSEDGVIAASNAVGIPMVLLADTFVPASRLPAALRPVIDALPLTYFARGVRAAVAGGELLTAVFDLAVLCGFTVALFALSARLLPWRE; from the coding sequence ATGAGCGCGACGGAGGCGGGCGGAACGGACGAGACGTCCCCGGCGGCCGAGACGAAACAGACGGGCGACGGCGGTCGGTCGCGCGCTCTCGCCGGGGCGACCCGCCGGGTCCGCGCGGAGGCCGTCGCCGAGACGCGCGCGTTTCTCCGGCGGCGGACGGCCGTCTTCTTCACGTTCTTCTTTCCCGTCTTCATCGTCCTCATCTTCGGCGTCCTCGTCAAGACCGGCGCGACCGGCGGTCTGTTCTCCCGCTCGGACACCTACTATCTGCCCGCGTATCTCGGCGTCGTCGTCGTGTTGACGCCACTGTCGCGGGTCGGAAGCACCGTCGCGCGAAACCGGGCGTCCCGCCGCTTCGAGAAGCTGGCGACGACGCCGCTTTCGCGTCTGGAGTGGCTCTCCGCGCACGCGGCCGTGAACGTCGCGCTCATCGGCCTCGCGAGCGTCCTGCTCGTCGGCGTCCTCGCCGCCGTCGGCGACCTCGGCGCGGCCCCCTCGCTCGGCGGCGACGCGCTGGTCGTCGCCTTTCTCGTCGTCGGCATCGCCCTGTTCTGCGGGCTCGGCTCCCTCGTCGGCTCGCTCGCGGACTCCGAAGACGGCGTCATCGCCGCCAGCAACGCCGTCGGCATCCCGATGGTCCTCCTCGCGGACACGTTCGTCCCCGCGTCCAGACTCCCAGCGGCGCTCCGCCCGGTTATCGACGCGCTCCCGCTCACCTACTTCGCGCGCGGCGTTCGCGCCGCGGTCGCCGGCGGCGAACTCCTGACCGCCGTCTTCGACCTCGCTGTCCTCTGTGGCTTCACCGTCGCGCTGTTCGCGCTCTCGGCGCGACTGCTTCCGTGGCGTGAGTGA
- a CDS encoding ABC transporter ATP-binding protein: MSGHTAAESTRPAVTATAVRKQYGDTVAVRDVSLDVHEGEVFGLIGPNGAGKSTLLGLLTGTRIPTEGSVRVFGESPTAVDRSRLSVLPQEFSPHRRLTGRELVSYYAGLYPDPRPVDEVLDRVGLDDEDAATAYTDLSGGQQRRVCVGAALVNDPELLFLDEPTTGIDPAGRRDVWDLVDSLADDGTAVVLTTHYMAEAERLADRVGLLTDGELVRVGPPRDLVERFGGETRLAVRTECPRALDLDATPLDGRRYGDYEYRFFDAGPDDLTAMLDHLDAADIAYEEVSLVHPTLEDVYLNLASERGHDCIASAGPAGVAGDAGVTR; the protein is encoded by the coding sequence ATGTCTGGACACACGGCCGCCGAGTCGACGCGCCCGGCGGTCACGGCGACAGCCGTGAGGAAGCAGTACGGCGACACCGTCGCGGTTCGGGACGTGTCGCTCGACGTTCACGAGGGCGAGGTGTTCGGTCTCATCGGCCCGAACGGGGCCGGGAAATCGACGCTCCTCGGCCTGCTGACTGGGACGCGAATCCCGACCGAGGGTTCGGTTCGGGTGTTCGGCGAGTCGCCGACCGCGGTCGACCGCTCGCGGCTGAGCGTGCTCCCGCAGGAGTTCTCACCCCACCGGCGACTCACGGGCCGCGAACTCGTCTCCTACTACGCCGGGCTCTACCCCGACCCGCGACCGGTCGACGAGGTGCTCGACCGAGTCGGCCTCGACGACGAGGACGCGGCGACGGCCTACACCGACCTCTCGGGGGGTCAACAGCGCCGCGTCTGCGTCGGCGCGGCGCTCGTCAACGACCCCGAACTCCTGTTTCTGGACGAGCCGACCACCGGTATCGACCCCGCTGGTCGCCGCGACGTGTGGGACCTCGTCGACTCGCTGGCCGACGACGGGACCGCCGTCGTGCTCACGACGCACTACATGGCCGAAGCCGAGCGCCTCGCCGACCGCGTCGGGCTTCTCACCGACGGCGAACTCGTCCGCGTCGGTCCGCCCCGGGACCTCGTCGAGCGCTTCGGCGGCGAGACCCGACTCGCGGTCCGGACCGAGTGCCCGCGCGCGCTCGACCTCGACGCGACGCCCCTCGACGGCCGCCGGTACGGCGACTACGAGTACCGCTTTTTCGACGCCGGTCCCGATGACCTGACCGCGATGCTCGACCATCTCGACGCGGCCGATATCGCCTACGAGGAAGTGAGTCTCGTCCACCCGACGCTGGAGGACGTGTATCTCAACCTCGCCAGCGAGCGCGGCCACGACTGCATCGCGAGCGCCGGTCCGGCGGGCGTCGCTGGCGACGCGGGGGTGACGCGATGA
- a CDS encoding V-type ATP synthase subunit D: MPNRRHRRTAPTRRELLSVTDELSLARKGERILERRRDSLVFVLLDLLDRWTELRRETDEAFRDAAELHVWGAEREGEIALRALSEARSSHTELIVSETKLVGLTVPFFLSTSARRSLDGRGYGVLGTSALDDELVGSYESVVEDVVRLAEMRAVLLRLLAEIRRLRLRVNYLTQRLIPELEVEKRYIRRYLDEREQEERFRQFRTKQRNERRQAERREAERREAEQQEAEQQEAEQQENERGVETRRADGGDRD; this comes from the coding sequence ATGCCGAATCGGCGACACCGGCGGACGGCCCCGACGCGCCGCGAGTTACTCTCGGTGACCGACGAGTTATCGCTCGCGCGGAAGGGAGAACGCATCCTCGAACGACGACGCGACAGTCTCGTTTTCGTCCTTCTCGACCTGTTAGACCGGTGGACGGAACTGCGCCGCGAGACCGACGAGGCGTTCCGCGACGCGGCTGAGCTCCACGTCTGGGGCGCAGAGCGGGAGGGCGAAATCGCGCTTCGCGCGCTCTCGGAGGCGCGGAGCTCTCACACGGAGCTCATCGTCTCCGAGACGAAGCTCGTCGGGCTGACCGTCCCGTTCTTTCTGAGCACGTCGGCGCGGCGGTCGCTCGACGGGCGGGGGTACGGCGTCCTCGGCACGAGCGCGCTCGACGACGAGCTCGTCGGGTCCTACGAGTCGGTCGTGGAGGACGTCGTCAGGCTGGCGGAGATGCGGGCGGTCCTCCTGCGGCTCCTCGCGGAGATTCGACGGCTCCGGCTCCGCGTCAACTACCTCACCCAGCGGCTCATCCCGGAGTTGGAGGTGGAAAAACGGTATATCCGCCGATACCTCGACGAGCGCGAACAGGAAGAGCGCTTCCGACAGTTCCGGACCAAACAGCGCAACGAGCGACGGCAAGCCGAGCGACGGGAGGCAGAGCGACGAGAAGCAGAACAGCAGGAAGCAGAACAGCAGGAAGCCGAGCAACAAGAAAACGAGCGGGGGGTGGAGACGCGACGAGCCGACGGCGGCGACCGCGACTGA
- the rdfA gene encoding rod-determining factor RdfA, producing the protein MCKVDVAIERYGLAAPTGRYDSVDDYLLARWTGADGGESEGYKSLTAWFNKRLLARVYERNGRDVTDVRLDAEYEALVGDDELDYGDVAADLATDDIDADEVTGAMASWSTMRRHLNDCLDGEKPTVEASSDWERNSVDIARETVAEKAESALASLGKKGRLAGAEDAGVDVQVKVSCAECPTRVPLEDALDRGFVCQEHHAGADEMAEEAVRETGVAPDGGADSGGRLRAVLPIGALSSAGLALSEYTGTALELVAAAGMA; encoded by the coding sequence ATGTGCAAGGTCGACGTGGCAATCGAACGGTACGGACTCGCCGCGCCGACCGGCAGGTACGACTCCGTCGACGACTATCTGCTGGCGCGGTGGACCGGGGCCGACGGCGGCGAAAGCGAGGGGTACAAGTCGCTCACGGCGTGGTTCAACAAGCGACTGCTCGCGCGCGTCTACGAGCGGAACGGTCGCGACGTGACCGACGTGCGCCTCGACGCGGAGTACGAGGCCCTCGTCGGTGACGACGAACTCGACTACGGCGACGTGGCCGCGGACCTCGCCACCGACGACATCGACGCCGACGAGGTGACGGGCGCGATGGCGTCGTGGAGCACGATGCGACGCCACCTCAACGACTGCCTCGACGGCGAGAAACCGACCGTCGAGGCGTCCTCGGACTGGGAGCGAAACAGCGTCGACATCGCGCGCGAGACGGTCGCAGAGAAGGCCGAGTCGGCGCTCGCGTCGCTGGGGAAGAAAGGGCGACTCGCCGGGGCCGAGGACGCCGGCGTCGACGTGCAGGTGAAGGTGTCCTGCGCGGAGTGCCCGACGCGGGTCCCGCTCGAAGACGCGCTCGACCGCGGGTTCGTCTGTCAGGAGCACCACGCCGGTGCCGACGAGATGGCCGAGGAGGCCGTCCGCGAGACCGGCGTCGCGCCCGACGGCGGGGCCGACTCGGGCGGGCGGCTCCGGGCGGTGCTCCCCATCGGCGCGCTCTCCAGCGCCGGCCTCGCGCTCAGCGAGTACACCGGGACGGCGCTCGAACTCGTCGCGGCCGCCGGAATGGCATGA
- a CDS encoding archaea-specific SMC-related protein: MSWHLDVEHVAGIRRGSATLEPGLNAVRASNWQGKSSFLAAIATVLGTASPLTEGATEGRVSLSTDDGEYAVELTRDGRNVRTTGEPYLSAEADRVCADLFAFLGEENEIRRAVREGDDLEPLLTRPLDFEDIDANIAEARRERDRVDEALSEAEDAADRLPTLAGRVSELEAEVEELEAKRAAADAAGGDETREALSDARAERSRVQSRIDRLESTAERVREQLDARNEELDGLDVEDDEELARELDAAKRELNRQERDIELLRGVYDANRRVVAEDRTELLTDVTHGVVDDELACWVCGAETDASSVTERLDDLAERIERRTTAAEASRERVEELTERVESREKRRRRERELQTELRELRERRSDLERRLDDARERDAELAERIDDLREQIESDSEQITDIESELKYANARLDDAKSELESAESEAEKLESLRSQRQSLTEEITRLRRRKQEIKKETRDAFDDAIREIVPLFETGFESARLTSEFDLVVARDGREASLGALSEGEVELLGLATALAGYQAFDVAERVPVMLVDRLGGIADENLGRLTEYLSGTATYLVMTAYPEHSAVEGNDIDPSEWSVVSDSAATRGAE, encoded by the coding sequence ATGAGCTGGCACCTCGACGTGGAGCACGTCGCCGGGATTCGACGCGGGAGCGCGACGCTCGAACCGGGGTTGAACGCCGTCCGCGCGAGCAACTGGCAGGGGAAATCGAGCTTTCTCGCCGCGATAGCGACCGTCCTCGGGACGGCGTCGCCGCTGACCGAAGGCGCGACCGAGGGGCGCGTCTCGCTTTCGACCGACGACGGGGAGTACGCGGTCGAGTTGACCCGAGACGGAAGGAACGTCCGGACGACCGGCGAGCCGTATCTGTCCGCCGAGGCCGACCGCGTCTGCGCCGACCTGTTCGCGTTCCTCGGCGAGGAAAACGAGATTCGGCGGGCCGTCCGCGAGGGAGACGACCTCGAACCCCTCCTCACGCGACCGCTCGATTTCGAGGATATCGACGCGAACATCGCCGAGGCGCGCCGCGAGCGCGACCGCGTGGACGAGGCGCTCTCGGAGGCCGAAGACGCGGCCGACCGCCTGCCGACGCTGGCCGGGCGGGTGTCGGAACTCGAAGCCGAGGTCGAGGAGTTAGAGGCGAAGCGCGCGGCGGCCGACGCCGCCGGCGGAGACGAGACGCGCGAGGCGCTCAGCGACGCCCGCGCGGAGCGCTCCCGCGTCCAGAGCCGCATCGACCGACTCGAATCGACCGCCGAGCGGGTCCGAGAACAACTCGACGCGCGCAACGAGGAACTCGACGGACTCGACGTGGAAGACGACGAGGAACTGGCGCGCGAACTCGACGCGGCGAAGCGGGAACTCAACCGGCAGGAACGCGATATCGAGCTTCTTCGGGGCGTCTACGACGCGAACCGCCGCGTCGTGGCCGAAGACCGGACCGAACTGCTGACCGACGTGACCCACGGCGTCGTCGACGACGAACTCGCGTGTTGGGTCTGCGGTGCCGAGACGGACGCCTCGTCGGTGACCGAGCGGCTCGACGACCTCGCCGAGCGTATCGAACGCCGAACCACGGCGGCCGAAGCCAGCCGAGAGCGCGTCGAGGAACTCACCGAGCGCGTCGAGTCGCGCGAGAAGCGACGCCGACGCGAACGGGAACTTCAGACCGAACTCCGAGAGCTCCGCGAGCGCCGGTCGGACCTCGAACGCCGCCTCGACGACGCGCGCGAACGCGACGCCGAACTCGCCGAGCGTATCGACGACCTCCGCGAGCAAATCGAATCAGATTCCGAACAGATAACCGATATCGAAAGCGAACTGAAGTACGCGAACGCGCGTCTCGACGACGCGAAGTCGGAACTCGAATCGGCTGAATCGGAGGCCGAAAAGCTCGAATCACTGCGTTCACAGCGACAGTCGCTGACCGAAGAGATAACCCGTCTCCGGCGGCGAAAACAAGAGATAAAGAAAGAGACACGAGACGCGTTCGACGACGCGATTCGCGAAATCGTCCCGCTGTTCGAGACGGGGTTCGAGAGCGCGCGGTTGACGAGCGAGTTCGACCTCGTCGTCGCCCGCGACGGCCGCGAGGCGTCGCTGGGCGCGCTCAGCGAGGGCGAGGTCGAACTCCTCGGGCTGGCGACGGCGCTCGCGGGGTACCAGGCGTTCGACGTGGCCGAGCGCGTGCCGGTCATGCTCGTGGACCGCCTCGGCGGCATCGCCGACGAGAACCTCGGTCGGCTGACCGAGTATCTCTCCGGGACGGCGACGTATCTCGTGATGACGGCGTATCCAGAGCACAGCGCCGTCGAGGGGAACGATATCGACCCCTCGGAGTGGTCTGTCGTCTCGGACTCGGCCGCCACACGGGGAGCCGAATAA
- a CDS encoding DUF7120 family protein, protein MPVVEVNLPDELLVEFEQLVDEEFISEEQAVEELLSMGMDAYGAPVDDEDGVQSDFVQSAQNNLFDTAGDPGGLDDDVL, encoded by the coding sequence ATGCCCGTCGTAGAAGTCAATCTCCCGGACGAACTGCTCGTCGAGTTCGAACAGCTCGTCGACGAAGAGTTCATCAGCGAAGAACAGGCCGTCGAGGAACTCCTCTCGATGGGAATGGACGCCTACGGTGCCCCCGTCGACGACGAGGACGGCGTCCAGTCCGACTTCGTCCAGAGCGCCCAGAACAACCTCTTCGACACCGCCGGCGACCCCGGCGGCCTCGACGACGACGTGCTCTGA
- a CDS encoding carboxylate--amine ligase: MSKRAHARESVLVPSGNYTCVRSLGERGVHTVMASEHDDTPAASSRFCDELVRIPTPKDDLVAYKDALVGIAARPDVKTVIPTRPEDGYVFSKYRDEFEQYVDLVVPDFETLRRVHDRKLLYEAAVEAGVPMPRTRLFSEIESFDEPSIIKPRYNVVAGEYVEGYDPHEYDIVKSVRHVRPGDRPDADEIYAEMKHDPIVQDYVPTEDKYMFAALYDHGEPLATFQHLQIRGDSYTGGGGVYRTSVYDPELEAVARKLLGHIEWHGLACIEYLKDAETGEFKLIEINPRMWQSLPSTVRAGADFPYYYWLQATGQKHRIEPGYELGVGTHYLWGELGYVMSVRRDDSPLVERPSFVKTVWEVAASIYREPRFDLARLDDPVPFARYVHHALFNRGGDEADEESTADHDRGGDESEEPRTGITLTPGLNFRGR, translated from the coding sequence ATGTCCAAACGCGCGCACGCCCGAGAATCGGTACTCGTTCCATCGGGCAACTACACCTGCGTCCGGTCGCTCGGCGAGCGGGGCGTCCACACGGTCATGGCCTCCGAACACGACGACACGCCGGCGGCCTCGTCTCGCTTCTGCGACGAACTCGTCCGCATCCCCACGCCGAAAGACGACCTCGTGGCCTACAAAGACGCCCTCGTCGGTATCGCCGCCCGACCGGACGTGAAGACCGTCATCCCGACGCGGCCGGAAGACGGCTACGTCTTCTCGAAGTACCGCGACGAGTTCGAGCAGTACGTGGACCTCGTCGTCCCCGACTTCGAGACGCTCCGCCGGGTCCACGACCGAAAGCTCCTCTACGAGGCCGCCGTCGAGGCCGGCGTCCCCATGCCGCGGACCCGCCTGTTCAGCGAAATCGAGTCGTTCGACGAGCCCTCGATTATCAAGCCGCGGTACAACGTCGTCGCCGGCGAGTACGTCGAGGGCTACGACCCCCACGAGTACGACATCGTCAAGAGCGTCCGCCACGTCCGGCCCGGCGACCGACCCGACGCCGACGAGATATACGCCGAGATGAAACACGACCCCATCGTACAGGACTACGTCCCGACCGAGGACAAGTACATGTTCGCGGCGCTGTACGACCACGGCGAACCGCTGGCGACGTTCCAGCACCTCCAGATTCGCGGGGACTCCTACACCGGCGGCGGCGGCGTCTACCGGACCTCGGTGTACGACCCCGAACTCGAAGCCGTCGCGCGGAAGCTCCTCGGACACATCGAGTGGCACGGCCTCGCGTGCATCGAGTACCTCAAGGACGCCGAGACGGGCGAGTTCAAACTCATCGAAATCAACCCCCGGATGTGGCAGTCGCTCCCCTCGACCGTCCGGGCCGGGGCCGACTTCCCGTACTACTACTGGTTGCAGGCGACCGGGCAGAAACACCGCATCGAACCGGGCTACGAACTCGGCGTCGGCACCCACTACCTCTGGGGCGAACTCGGCTACGTGATGAGCGTCCGCCGCGACGACTCGCCGCTCGTCGAGCGCCCGTCGTTCGTCAAGACCGTCTGGGAGGTCGCCGCCTCAATCTACCGCGAACCGAGATTCGACCTCGCGCGCCTCGACGACCCGGTTCCCTTCGCCCGCTACGTGCACCACGCGCTGTTCAACCGGGGCGGCGACGAAGCCGACGAGGAATCGACCGCCGACCACGACCGCGGGGGCGACGAATCGGAAGAGCCGAGGACCGGTATCACGCTGACGCCGGGACTCAACTTCAGAGGTCGCTGA
- a CDS encoding type II toxin-antitoxin system VapC family toxin, with protein MSVFVDTGVFFAHHDTDADRHDQAVSAFDDLFDGEFGQPYTNDYVLDETVTLTRARTDSFEAADTVAGRILGEEPFPNVFRMIHVEPDDVRASLETLRRYEDHDLSFTDATIVALCESRGIDAVLSFDTDFDGLVDRIEPGHRSV; from the coding sequence ATGAGCGTCTTCGTCGATACCGGCGTGTTCTTCGCGCACCACGATACGGATGCCGACCGACACGACCAAGCCGTCAGCGCGTTCGACGACCTGTTCGACGGGGAGTTCGGACAGCCGTACACGAACGACTACGTTCTCGACGAGACGGTGACGCTCACGCGCGCCCGAACGGATTCGTTCGAGGCGGCGGACACCGTCGCCGGTCGCATTCTCGGTGAGGAGCCGTTCCCGAACGTGTTCCGGATGATTCACGTCGAACCGGACGACGTCCGGGCGTCGCTGGAGACGCTCCGTCGATACGAGGATCACGACCTCAGCTTCACCGATGCGACCATCGTCGCGCTGTGTGAGTCGCGTGGCATCGACGCCGTGTTGAGTTTCGACACGGATTTCGACGGACTCGTCGACCGCATCGAACCGGGTCACCGGTCGGTTTAA